The window GGGCCGCAAGGCTTTCTTCTTCCCACGCCGGGGAGAACACCTCCCCGGTCCTGCTGGCGGACGCGCCGGAAATAGGGGCCGAGAGACTCCAGTCTGATGTAAGGGAGTGGGACCGCGTCCTGGGCGGGGGGCTGGTGCCGGGATCATTAATCCTGGTAGGGGGGGCTCCAGGCATTGGTAAGAGCACCCTTTTGCTTCAGCTGGCCCATTCTCTGGCCGAAAGGTATGGGGCGGTGCTGTACGTTTCCGGCGAAGAATCTCCAGGCCAGACCCGCCTCCGGGCCCAGCGCCTGGGCGCCCTGTCCCGGCGGATCTATTTGCTGGCCGAAACCAACGTGCAGACCATCCTGCAGCAGGTGGAAGCCCTGGAACCGGTGGTCGTCATCGTGGACTCCATCCAGACGGTTTTCTTGCCCGACCTCCCTGCTGCGGCCGGCAGCCTGTCCCAGGTGCGGGAGAGCGCGGCCGCCTTTCTGCGCGCGGCCAAGAAGGGTGGGCCGGCGGCCATCCTGGTAGGGCACATCACCAAGGACGGTTTTCTGGCCGGGCCCAAAGTGCTGGAACATCTGGTGGATTGCGTCCTCTACTTGGAAGGGGAAGGAATGCAGGCCTACCGGCTGCTGCGGGCGGCCAAGAACCGTTTCGGTTCCACCAACGAGGTGGGAGTATTTGCTATGACTTCCCAGGGGCTCAAGGAGGTGCCCAATCCGTCGGAGACTCTGCTGGCAGAGCGTCCCCACGGGGTGGCCGGTTCAGTGGTAACGGCTTGCCTGGAAGGGACGCGTCCCCTCCTCCTGGAAATCCAGGCCCTGGTCAGCCGCACCAGCTTCGGCCACCCCCGGAGACTGTCTACCGGTCTGGATTACAACCGGGCCCTGCTCCTCATGGCCGTGCTGGAGAAGAGGGGCCACCTGCCCCTCGGTACCCATGATGTCTACCTAAACGTCGCTGGCGGCATCAACATAACCGAGCCGGCCGCCGACCTGGCCGTCTGCCTGGCCATAGCCTCCAGCCTGCAAGATAAGCCCCTAGATCCCCACCTCCTCGTTGTGGGGGAGGTAGGCCTGGCGGGAGAGGTACGGGCCGTGGCCCAGGCCGAAAAGCGGGTAGAAGAAGCCCGGCGCTTGGGGTTTACCCGCTTTATACTGCCCGAAGGCAATAAGAAAACTTTCCCCTCCCGGCAGGAGGGCGAAGTGTATTTCGTGCGTACTATAACCGAAGGTCTAAAGTTGGCCTTGGGGAAAACTAGGTGAGGCTGAAATACCGCAGGGTGCAGAGTTTGTCCTGTTCCTTGTCCAGGACGTCGGTCAGGCTGATGTCCAGGGTGTTGCAAAGGGCAGTTAGGTAGAAGAATAGCTGGCCTAATTCCTCTTCTACGGTTTCCCGGCAGTCGGGGCAGAGTTCGCCTAAGAGATGGCTGGTCAGGTAGGAGGGAAGTTCGGCCATGCCTACACCAGCCGGGAGGTTCTGCTTGGCGGCCTGAACCTGGATACAGCCACAATTAGTTACCGCCTTGGCTACCGCCCGCTGGACCCGGGCCTGGGCTTCCTGAATCTTGGAGAGAATATCCAGGATACTCTTATGCCTAAGGGTGTATTGGGCCACGATTTGTTGAAAGCGATCGCATAAAAGATCGGACATCCCGCCACCCCTCCTTTGTGCTAAACTAATTATAAGCAGGGGGTTCAGAGGCTGTCAACGGTGGGGCGGTCGAGTTTGCCAGCATTGCAAATATCTGTTATAATGGAGACGCCGAACACCAACTTGGTATAATATGGGGGCAGGTGAGGAATAATCAGAAAAAGTGAGAAAGAAGCAGGTGATCGCATGTTCTATCGGTTGATACGAGCGGCTATTTCTTTGGTCATGGCCGCCGTAGGGTTTTCTGTGGGGCAGGCCGGTCTGTCCCTCTGGACTACGGGGCCTCCGGGGGCCAAGTGGCCTCTCTTGGGCCTGGTGACCCTGCTCTTTGCCCTGGCCGGTTATGCCCTGGCCCACCGCCTGGTGGATTGGGGGCTGCAGTTCGTCCGCTGGCTGGAGGCCCGCCTGCAACGCCTGTCGGCCCAGGAACTGGTGAGCGGAGCCCTGGGACTGGTTATTGGCCTTATAATTGCTAATCTTATCGGGGCGCCCTTTGTTCACCTGCCTTTTGTGGGCCCCTATATTCCCATGATCGGGAGCATATTCCTGGGGTATCTGGGCTGGAGCCTGGGGACCAAGAGAAGGGAAGAGATATGGAGCCTGTTCGCCTTTCTCCCCAGGCTGGGCAAAGATAGGTCCAAGGGGGAGGGCGCCCGGAGCGGGGCCAAGATCCTCGACACCAGTGTCATCATCGACGGCCGCATTGCCGATATCATTCAGACCGGCTTTCTGGAAGGGACGATGATCATACCGGGCTTTGTCCTGGAAGAGCTGCGCCATATCGCCGATTCTTCGGATGTACTGAAGCGGAATCGCGGGCGCCGGGGCCTGGATGTTCTAAACAAGATCCGCAAGGAGCTGGGCGTCACGGTAAAAATCCACGAAGAGAAATTCGATGACGTGGCCGAGGTGGACAGCAAGCTGGTCCGCCTGGCCCAGAAGCTTAAAGCGCCCATTGTTACCAATGATTATAATTTAAATAAAGTGGCCGAGCTCCAAGGTATAAGGGTCCTGAACATAAACGAGCTGGCCAATGCGGTGAAGCCCATTGTCCTCCCCGGCGAAGAAATGACCATCCAGGTGATTAAGGACGGCAAGGAGGCCGGGCAGGGCGTGGGCTACCTGGATGACGGCACCATGATCGTGGTCGAGAACGGCCGCCGTTACATCGGCCAGTCCATTGCCGTCCTCGTAACCAGCGTGCTGCAGACTTCTGCCGGACGGATGATATTCGCCCGTCCCAAAGGCCCTGAGAGGAAAAGCCACCACGCAGGCCAGCCCGCCCACCAGCCCCTCGAACGGGGAGAATACCAGTGCCTTTCTTGACCGCCCTGGTAGCGGCCGCCGGCCAGGGGAGAAGGATGGGAGCCGGCCGCAACAAAGTTCTGCTCAACTTAAGGGGCAGGCCGGTTTTAACCTACAGCCTGGACGTCCTGGAAAGTTCACCCCTGGTCCACGCCGTTATCGTCATCACCCGGCGGGAAGACATGGACCAGTGCCGGGAGATCCTGGGCAGCCGATATAGCAAGGTTGTGGGCCTGGTGGAAGGGGGCGAAGAGCGCCAGGATTCCGTTTATCGGGGACTGAAGGCCCTCCCGGAGGAAACAGAGCTGGTGGCGGTCCACGATGCCGCCCGCCCCCTGATGGACGAAGGGCTCCTGGCCAGGGTGGTGGCTGCGGCCCGGGAATGGGGCGGGGCGGTGGCCGCCGTGCCCGTGCGGGATACCATCAAGCGGGACGATGGTCAGGGGTTGGTCGGCGAAACCCTGGTACGGCAGAACCTTTGGGCCGCCCAGACGCCCCAGGTTTTCCGCCGGGCCTGGCTGGAGGAGGCCTACCGGCGGGGGAGGGCTGAAGGTTGGCGGGTAACCGACGACGCATCCCTGGTGGAGAAGTGCGGGTATCCCGTGAAGCTGGTCAAGGGAGACTACCGCAACCTTAAAATAACGACCCCCTATGACCTGCTCCTCGCCGCTGCCCTCCTGGAAATGAGAAGTTAAGGGCCCTCCGGGCGGGCAGGAGGAGAATCCCTTTTCTGACGGGGATATTCTGCGATAACACTCGAACCGCACCTCTAGGGGGCGCCGAACATATAATGCGCATAGGCCTTGGTTTTGACGTCCACCCTCTGGTAGAAGGCCGCAAGCTCATCCTGGGCGGGGTGGAGATACCCTATGAACGCGGCCTGGCCGGGCACTCCGATGCGGACGTCCTGCTCCACGCCCTGGCCGACGCCCTCCTAGGCGCTGCTGCTCTGGGAGATATCGGCCAGCACTTTCCGGACGACGACCCGCGCTTTGCGGGCATAGAGAGCACCCACCTGCTCCGCGAGGCCTGGCAGAAGGTTAGCCAATTGGGCTTTTCCCTGGCCAATGCCGACTGCGTGGTGGTGGCCCAGCGGCCACGCCTGGCTCCTTATATACCGGCCATGCGGGAAAAGATCGCCGACATCCTGGCCGTACCGGTAAAAAGGATCGGCATTAAAGCTACTACCACCGAGGGCCTGGGCTTTA of the Thermanaeromonas sp. C210 genome contains:
- the ispD gene encoding 2-C-methyl-D-erythritol 4-phosphate cytidylyltransferase; translated protein: MPFLTALVAAAGQGRRMGAGRNKVLLNLRGRPVLTYSLDVLESSPLVHAVIVITRREDMDQCREILGSRYSKVVGLVEGGEERQDSVYRGLKALPEETELVAVHDAARPLMDEGLLARVVAAAREWGGAVAAVPVRDTIKRDDGQGLVGETLVRQNLWAAQTPQVFRRAWLEEAYRRGRAEGWRVTDDASLVEKCGYPVKLVKGDYRNLKITTPYDLLLAAALLEMRS
- a CDS encoding PIN/TRAM domain-containing protein, which produces MFYRLIRAAISLVMAAVGFSVGQAGLSLWTTGPPGAKWPLLGLVTLLFALAGYALAHRLVDWGLQFVRWLEARLQRLSAQELVSGALGLVIGLIIANLIGAPFVHLPFVGPYIPMIGSIFLGYLGWSLGTKRREEIWSLFAFLPRLGKDRSKGEGARSGAKILDTSVIIDGRIADIIQTGFLEGTMIIPGFVLEELRHIADSSDVLKRNRGRRGLDVLNKIRKELGVTVKIHEEKFDDVAEVDSKLVRLAQKLKAPIVTNDYNLNKVAELQGIRVLNINELANAVKPIVLPGEEMTIQVIKDGKEAGQGVGYLDDGTMIVVENGRRYIGQSIAVLVTSVLQTSAGRMIFARPKGPERKSHHAGQPAHQPLERGEYQCLS
- the radA gene encoding DNA repair protein RadA yields the protein MKTRVRFVCQACGYESASWLGRCPVCGAWDSLTREVEGAARLSSSHAGENTSPVLLADAPEIGAERLQSDVREWDRVLGGGLVPGSLILVGGAPGIGKSTLLLQLAHSLAERYGAVLYVSGEESPGQTRLRAQRLGALSRRIYLLAETNVQTILQQVEALEPVVVIVDSIQTVFLPDLPAAAGSLSQVRESAAAFLRAAKKGGPAAILVGHITKDGFLAGPKVLEHLVDCVLYLEGEGMQAYRLLRAAKNRFGSTNEVGVFAMTSQGLKEVPNPSETLLAERPHGVAGSVVTACLEGTRPLLLEIQALVSRTSFGHPRRLSTGLDYNRALLLMAVLEKRGHLPLGTHDVYLNVAGGINITEPAADLAVCLAIASSLQDKPLDPHLLVVGEVGLAGEVRAVAQAEKRVEEARRLGFTRFILPEGNKKTFPSRQEGEVYFVRTITEGLKLALGKTR
- the ispF gene encoding 2-C-methyl-D-erythritol 2,4-cyclodiphosphate synthase translates to MRIGLGFDVHPLVEGRKLILGGVEIPYERGLAGHSDADVLLHALADALLGAAALGDIGQHFPDDDPRFAGIESTHLLREAWQKVSQLGFSLANADCVVVAQRPRLAPYIPAMREKIADILAVPVKRIGIKATTTEGLGFTGRGEGIAALATVLLLPPLS
- a CDS encoding DUF1573 domain-containing protein; its protein translation is MSDLLCDRFQQIVAQYTLRHKSILDILSKIQEAQARVQRAVAKAVTNCGCIQVQAAKQNLPAGVGMAELPSYLTSHLLGELCPDCRETVEEELGQLFFYLTALCNTLDISLTDVLDKEQDKLCTLRYFSLT